Below is a window of Undibacterium sp. YM2 DNA.
ATACTGAATCAACTGGAACAGTTGGTTTTCATACACCACGGTACCGGCTGATGTTGCGACATTTTTGCCGACTTCGAAGGCGGATTCATCGGTTTGGGAAATACGGCCTTTTTGCATATCGGCCAGCATTTGAGTAATGCCCTTGGCCAGACTCTCGCCTTTACTCTCGATCAATTTGCTTTGCGCTTCGGGATTAGTAACCAGAAAATTGGCCGGCGACATCGCATCTATCATTTGCTGCACTGCAAAACCGATTTTCTGTTTTGTCTTGATTGGTGCCTGCACAGACTCTGCCATGGCCATCAAAAAACGTGCATTCAACAAATAAGATGCTGCACTATAAGAGTGCATGGCATGATTATGCCAGTCTGGGGCTGAAAAACGCCTGTCTTTCAGATCAGGGATTTTGGATACAGCAAAGTCTTGCCATAGCTTGCCGAACTCTTGCATATACTCCGTTTGCAAGCGCGTCATGGTGGCAGGATCTATCTGCGCTCCCAAGTCCTTCAGCATATCTGCTGCTGGCATGGGGTTCATTGTTGCGGCAGGTTTCATCCACTCCTGCCATTTGTCTTGATTCACTAGCTGTGACATCCACTCGGAGTACATAGCTTGAGGATCGAAAGTCTTCATGCGTGCCTCCTGATTTTCGCGTATCGTTTCGAAATAATTTTAAGCTTTCTTTCCCTGACTAAATAAGCTGCAATACAGTTCCTACCATTGCTTGCCCACATCAAGCATTCACAATAATAAGTAGCAAGGTTTTTATGTATATCGTTGCAATCGCCTGGATTTATGTCGTACTGATGATGTCGATCACAGAACACTCTGTCATCGCAGGCATCATGACTTTCCTCTTGTATTGCGTTTTTCCTTTAACAATAGTTTTATACCTGATGCGTACACCACAGCGCAAGCGTGAACGACTGGAAAAACAAGCTGCACTGCAAAAACAATCTGAAACTCCAACACTTTCATACGACGATCAACTGCATAAAGCGCACCAATCAGTCGAAACGAAAGCGGATTAAATCAAGCAGCTTTAATCCGGCGCAATCCAGATCAGGCTGACCATTCTTCCGCTGACACCATCACGGCGGTATGAATAGAACTCTGTCACTTCGCTCACTGTACAATGGTCTCCGCCAAAAACCTGGTCAATACCGATGTCATTTAGCAATTTTCTTGCCAGCCCGTAAAGATCCGCCAGATATTTTTCTGCACCATCCTGCCTGGCTTGCACGTTGAAATACGCCTGCGCATCAGGAATCTGTGCAGCAAAAGCATCCAGTACATCACGCCCTACTTCAAACTCTTGCGGCCCGATAGCTGGACCAAGCCATGCAATAATTTCTTGCGCGCCCTTACCTCTCATCGCTAACACGGTATTTTGCAACACGCCACCAGCCAGCCCACGCCAGCCAGCATGGGCTGCCGCAACGACCTTACCGGTGACATCGGCAAATAAAACCGGCAAACAATCCGCAGTCAGCACGGCGCAGACTTGCCCTGCTTGCGTACTGAGAACCGCATCACCGATATTGGACTTACTAATAGCAAGGTCAGCCGTGTTCAGTATTATATTGCCATGCACTTGTGATAAGAATATGACATCCGAAGGCAATTGACGATTTAATTTATCCCGATTCTGTTTTACAGCAAGCGGATCATCATTGACATGGTCACCGAGATTGAAGCCAGCGTTACCGCTTGCATCTCCATAGGGGCCAAGACTGACCCCGCCATGACGGGTAGTGGTGAACGCCCGCACGTTAGCGGGCGCGTGCTGCCAGTTGGGCAGCACTACCGGGAAAGGAGCAAGAGCAGCTAAGTTCTTGCCGTCTGGTTTCATACTGTCTGTATGCCAGCCTGCAGCAGTAATGCTGCAAAATCATCAGCTAATGGGACCTCCCACTCCACATGCTCGCCTGTGGTCGGGTGCGTCAAACCCAGCTTACGTGCCTGCAGCGCCTGGCGATGAAAAAAGCGGGCCAGATGCTGCTTGCCATATAAAGGATCACCTACCAGAGGAAAACCCAGTGACAACATGTGAACACGTATTTGATGGGTGCGGCCAGTTTCCAGTTGGCAGGCCACCAGGCTGACAGGGAATTTTTCCAGCATGCCAGCCGCCACCCGCTGGAAATGCGTGACAGCAGGCTTGGCAAGCATGCTTTGTGAAACCGCCATCTTGATGCGGTCACGCGGATGTCTGGCCATGGGTGCATCGACTGTGCCTGACAAATTAGGCGTACCCCATACCAGCGCATAATATTCACGCTTGACTGTCCTGTCCTGTAACTGGCGTA
It encodes the following:
- the pgeF gene encoding peptidoglycan editing factor PgeF translates to MKPDGKNLAALAPFPVVLPNWQHAPANVRAFTTTRHGGVSLGPYGDASGNAGFNLGDHVNDDPLAVKQNRDKLNRQLPSDVIFLSQVHGNIILNTADLAISKSNIGDAVLSTQAGQVCAVLTADCLPVLFADVTGKVVAAAHAGWRGLAGGVLQNTVLAMRGKGAQEIIAWLGPAIGPQEFEVGRDVLDAFAAQIPDAQAYFNVQARQDGAEKYLADLYGLARKLLNDIGIDQVFGGDHCTVSEVTEFYSYRRDGVSGRMVSLIWIAPD